One genomic segment of Drosophila melanogaster chromosome 3R includes these proteins:
- the CG13603 gene encoding uncharacterized protein, producing MALANVLQLSQIAGHVILFILSLCIVVPLFINLDQFCGHCLLFTTGKWREEDGMFDVQWASNGFCNFPLITGFFLLIISVVQIYRYARMKEEASFIALFIDVVLGIWMLAMSILSAIFITLGFIVWCDSMTERFPSCAISAGQNIIHGDTEKINTSGFYIEMGTTQFGAWGSFAISVGIAVIALLKLIDNHQVRNIKVSMYLERQRLVNQQQYDGRSTPPIVSNASSDTEQNK from the exons ATGGCTTTGGCCAACGTGCTGCAGCTAAGCCAGATAGCTGGCCATGTCATCCTGTTTATCCTGTCGCTGTGCATCGTCGTGCCATTGTTTATAAACCTCGACCAATTCTG TGGCCACTGCCTGCTCTTTACAACTGGCAAATGGCGGGAGGAGGACGGCATGTTCGATGTCCAGTGGGCTTCCAATGGCTTCTGCAACTTTCCCCTGATTACCGGGTTCTTCCTGCTAATTATTTCGGTGGTGCAGATTTATAG ATACGCCCGCATGAAGGAGGAGGCCTCGTTTATAGCTCTGTTCATTGACGTCGTTCTGGGCATTTGGATGCTGGCTATGTCCATTTTGTCGGCTATTTTCATTACCCTGGGCTTTATTGTCTGGTGCGATTCCATGACCGAGAGATTCCCATCCTGTGCCATTTCCGCCGGTCAGAACATTATCCACGGCGACACGGAAAAAATTAACACCTCCGGATTTTACATTGAAATGGGAACCACTCAG TTTGGCGCATGGGGTTCATTCGCAATTTCCGTTGGCATCGCCGTCATCGCCCTTCTGAAACTGATCGACAACCACCAGGTGCGCAACATCAAGGTTTCCATGTACTTGGAGCGACAGCGGTTGGTGAATCAGCAGCAGTACGACGGCAGGTCGACCCCGCCGATCGTTTCGAACGCATCCTCCGACACGGAACAGAACAAATAG
- the CG5902 gene encoding uncharacterized protein, isoform A has translation MSNSHYNNYQQQQPHSSNGDPEYQHQQMVHQPQRFSNGHGMKTVAVPDMCLFCFEVLDCELNNVDGPSVPVFSNDAYPLFVTWKIGRDKRLRGCIGTFSAMELHHGLREYALTSAFKDSRFAPISRDELPRLTVSVSILQNFEEAQGHLDWQLGVHGIRIEFLTERGCKRTATYLPQVATEQGWDQLQTIDSLLRKGGYRAAITPETRKSIKLTRYRSQEIQMHYKEYREYQERRAQFGKVQC, from the coding sequence ATGTCCAACTCCCACTACAACaactaccagcagcagcagccgcactCCAGCAACGGAGATCCGGAATACCAGCACCAGCAGATGGTGCACCAGCCGCAACGGTTCTCCAACGGCCATGGCATGAAGACCGTCGCTGTGCCAGACATGTGCCTGTTCTGCTTCGAGGTGCTTGACTGTGAGCTGAACAACGTCGATGGTCCATCGGTGCCGGTGTTTAGCAACGACGCCTACCCACTCTTTGTCACCTGGAAGATTGGGCGTGACAAGAGGCTGCGTGGCTGCATTGGTACTTTTAGTGCAATGGAACTGCACCATGGTCTTCGGGAGTACGCCTTGACCAGCGCCTTTAAGGACTCTAGATTTGCACCTATCTCTAGAGATGAGTTGCCACGGCTAACTGTCTCGGTCTCGATTCTGCAGAACTTCGAGGAGGCTCAGGGCCACCTGGACTGGCAACTGGGCGTCCATGGCATCCGCATCGAGTTCCTCACAGAACGCGGCTGCAAGCGCACAGCCACCTATTTGCCGCAGGTGGCCACCGAACAGGGCTGGGACCAGCTGCAGACCATTGACTCACTCCTACGGAAGGGCGGCTATCGGGCTGCCATAACTCCGGAGACGAGGAAGTCCATAAAGCTAACGCGCTACCGTTCGCAGGAGATCCAGATGCACTACAAGGAGTACCGCGAGTACCAGGAGCGTCGCGCCCAGTTCGGCAAGGTGCAGTGCTAA
- the Epp gene encoding ecdysteroid phosphate phosphatase, isoform E gives MATLPPRKSQTPTRICISKQHLTPLQTLLQMGFPRHRAEKALASTGNRGVQIASDWLLAHVNDGTLDECAPREYIIYACPTGPFLQQLEEFWAKSRQMCGWNGAHNYVPHITLVSFFKAPDECSLQLSKALKQVVDMTGALLDRPLKLEPYMSQNFMGFFVAEEDANYLKRLALQYVKEVSNSIISDTYEQLDAIVACFPWCGAVSSGTRCIPRSSRSISLEPHVKSLHLTLAYQFPQAQFNALKALVETLDASCASNWELRLYSRDPRLATKQVQKVVYPHNPHETDELELRIGDYIYLNTEVVDSSSDGWAEGISWLTGSTGHLPVNYTERTAESDAWTLHRVVQLSKSVASSLTSAEDLDIVDGRSISTEPDDRQNTAHPDIIEGSSFEESEQSVEKYLRQTLKPCLELPSVQLLNSHNLTHQHNPNTPTIEITTNMSSSSTSMSKQPVDEILVEPPAAQPPRPDDTLSVHSDHSLHPGSLDASHAKNRKIYIMRHGERVDFTFGTWIPYCFDEFGNYMRKDLNMPKTLPRRKNSPEGWQNDSPLTNVGVYQANLIGQALLEAQVQIDHVYCSPSYRCIQTCTSALEGLKLTGKQKIKLEPGLFEWMAWYPSGVPDWLTKNELTEAKFDVDLDYEPVQPASELTARLKESTEQFYERNHDVILQLLEQTTGNILVVAHATTLDTCSRQLTGGVPRSTNELRQVIHKIPYCSLATVEQVDGVWKLVEPECLPVTHSKNPRFEWNALSATXCQCLEQFLCKH, from the exons ATGGCCACGCTTCCGCCGCGTAAGAGTCAGACCCCTACGAGGATCTGCATCTCTAAGCAGCATCTGACGCCGCTCCAAACATTGCTCCAAATGGGGTTTCCCAGGCATAGAGC GGAGAAAGCTTTGGCTTCAACTGGTAATCGTGGTGTCCAGATTGCCTCGGATTGGTTGCTGGCACATGTCAACGATGGCACCCTGGACGAGTGCGCCCCCAGggaatatattatatatgctTGTCCCACGGGTCCGTTTctgcagcagctggaggagtTCTGGGCCAAGTCGCGCCAAATGTGCGGTTGGAATGGAGCACACAACTACGTGCCTCACATAACCCTGGTTTCGTTTTTTAAA GCCCCCGATGAGTGCTCGCTGCAGCTGTCCAAGGCGCTCAAACAGGTGGTGGACATGACGGGCGCCTTGTTGGATCGCCCCCTTAAACTGGAGCCCTACATGAGTCAAAACTTCATGGGTTTTTTCGTGGCCGAGGAGGATGCCAACTATCTGAAACGACTGGCCCTGCAGTACGTGAAGGAGGTGTCCAACTCAA TCATTAGCGATACCTATGAGCAGTTGGACGCCATTGTGGCCTGCTTTCCCTGGTGCGGTGCTGTCTCCTCGGGCACCCGCTGCATTCCGCGCAGCAGTCGAT CCATCTCACTCGAGCCACACGTTAAGAGCCTGCACCTGACGCTTGCCTACCAGTTCCCGCAGGCACAGTTTAATGCACTGAAAGCACTCGTGGAGACCTTAGACGCCAGCTGCGCTTCCAATTGGGAACTTCGTCTATATTCCCGCGATCCTCGGCTCGCCACCAAACAA GTTCAAAAGGTAGTTTATCCACACAACCCGCACGAGACGGATGAACTGGAGCTCCGAATCGGCGATTACATCTATTTGAATACCGAGGTAGTAGACAGTTCCAGTGACGGTTGGGCCGAAGGCATATCTTGGTTGACCGGAAGCACCGGTCATTTGCCCGTCAATTACACCGAACGCACCGCAGAATCGGACGCCTGGACCCTGCATCGTGTGGTCCAGCTCTCCAAGAGCGTAGCTTCATCATTAACTTCCGCCGAGGACTTGGACATTGTGGACGGACGCAGTATATCAACGGAGCCCGACGATCGTCAGA ACACAGCACATCCTGATATAATTGAAGGCTCTTCGTTTGAGGAATCCGAACAGAGCGTGGAGAAGTATTTGAGACAGACTTTGAAGCCCTGCCTGGAACTACCCTCAGTGCAATTGCTAAACAGCCACAACTTGACCCATCAGCATAACCCTAACACGCCTACGATCGAGATAACGACCAATATGTCTTCTTCCTCCACCTCCATGTCCAAGCAACCGGTGGACGAGATCTTGGTGGAACCACCGGCAGCCCAGCCTCCGCGTCCAGATGACACACTTAGTGTACACTCGGACCACTCCTTGCATCCCGGATCCCTTGACGCCTCGCATGCCAAGAACAGAAAGATCTACATTATGCGGCATGGCGAGCGAGTCGACTTTACTTTTGGAACATGGATTCCATATTGCTTCGATGAGTTTGGAAATTACATGAGGAAGGATTTAAACATGCCGAAGACGCTGCCTCGTCGGAAGAACAGTCCGGAGGGCTGGCAGAATGATTCTCCGCTGACAAATGTGGGTGTCTATCAGGCCAATCTTATTGGTCAAGCTTTGCTGGAGGCTCAAGTGCAGATCGACCATGTTTACTGTTCGCCCTCGTATCGCTGCATCCAGACTTGCACCAGTGCGCTTGAGGGGCTGAAGCTTACGGGCAAGCAAAAAATCAAACTGGAGCCGGGCCTGTTTGAGTGGATGGCCTGGTATCCGAGCGGTGTACCCGACTGGCTGACTAAGAACGAGCTGACCGAGGCCAAGTTCGACGTTGATTTGGATTATGAGCCGGTGCAGCCAGCGTCTGAGCTAACTGCTCGCCTAAAGGAGTCCACCGAGCAGTTTTATGAACGTAACCATGACGTTATCCTCCAGCTATTGGAGCAGACAA CTGGAAATATTTTGGTTGTTGCCCATGCCACCACACTGGACACTTGTTCCCGTCAACTGACCGGTGGAGTTCCACGCAGCACGAACGAATTGCGCCAAGTCATCCACAAGATCCCCTACTGCAGCCTGGCAACGGTGGAACAGGTGGACGGCGTCTGGAAGCTGGTTGAACCCGAATGTCTTCCGGTGACGCACTCAAAGAATCCGCGGTTCGAGTGGAACGCCTTGTCGGCCACCTAGTGCCAGTGCTTAGAGCAGTTTCTCTGCAAGCATTGA
- the Epp gene encoding ecdysteroid phosphate phosphatase, isoform A, with translation MATLPPRKSQTPTRICISKQHLTPLQTLLQMGFPRHRAEKALASTGNRGVQIASDWLLAHVNDGTLDECAPREYIIYACPTGPFLQQLEEFWAKSRQMCGWNGAHNYVPHITLVSFFKAPDECSLQLSKALKQVVDMTGALLDRPLKLEPYMSQNFMGFFVAEEDANYLKRLALQYVKEVSNSIISDTYEQLDAIVACFPWCGAVSSGTRCIPRSSRSISLEPHVKSLHLTLAYQFPQAQFNALKALVETLDASCASNWELRLYSRDPRLATKQVQKVVYPHNPHETDELELRIGDYIYLNTEVVDSSSDGWAEGISWLTGSTGHLPVNYTERTAESDAWTLHRVVQLSKSVASSLTSAEDLDIVDGRSISTEPDDRQNTAHPDIIEGSSFEESEQSVEKYLRQTLKPCLELPSVQLLNSHNLTHQHNPNTPTIEITTNMSSSSTSMSKQPVDEILVEPPAAQPPRPDDTLSVHSDHSLHPGSLDASHAKNRKIYIMRHGERVDFTFGTWIPYCFDEFGNYMRKDLNMPKTLPRRKNSPEGWQNDSPLTNVGVYQANLIGQALLEAQVQIDHVYCSPSYRCIQTCTSALEGLKLTGKQKIKLEPGLFEWMAWYPSGVPDWLTKNELTEAKFDVDLDYEPVQPASELTARLKESTEQFYERNHDVILQLLEQTTGNILVVAHATTLDTCSRQLTGGVPRSTNELRQVIHKIPYCSLATVEQVDGVWKLVEPECLPVTHSKNPRFEWNALSAT, from the exons ATGGCCACGCTTCCGCCGCGTAAGAGTCAGACCCCTACGAGGATCTGCATCTCTAAGCAGCATCTGACGCCGCTCCAAACATTGCTCCAAATGGGGTTTCCCAGGCATAGAGC GGAGAAAGCTTTGGCTTCAACTGGTAATCGTGGTGTCCAGATTGCCTCGGATTGGTTGCTGGCACATGTCAACGATGGCACCCTGGACGAGTGCGCCCCCAGggaatatattatatatgctTGTCCCACGGGTCCGTTTctgcagcagctggaggagtTCTGGGCCAAGTCGCGCCAAATGTGCGGTTGGAATGGAGCACACAACTACGTGCCTCACATAACCCTGGTTTCGTTTTTTAAA GCCCCCGATGAGTGCTCGCTGCAGCTGTCCAAGGCGCTCAAACAGGTGGTGGACATGACGGGCGCCTTGTTGGATCGCCCCCTTAAACTGGAGCCCTACATGAGTCAAAACTTCATGGGTTTTTTCGTGGCCGAGGAGGATGCCAACTATCTGAAACGACTGGCCCTGCAGTACGTGAAGGAGGTGTCCAACTCAA TCATTAGCGATACCTATGAGCAGTTGGACGCCATTGTGGCCTGCTTTCCCTGGTGCGGTGCTGTCTCCTCGGGCACCCGCTGCATTCCGCGCAGCAGTCGAT CCATCTCACTCGAGCCACACGTTAAGAGCCTGCACCTGACGCTTGCCTACCAGTTCCCGCAGGCACAGTTTAATGCACTGAAAGCACTCGTGGAGACCTTAGACGCCAGCTGCGCTTCCAATTGGGAACTTCGTCTATATTCCCGCGATCCTCGGCTCGCCACCAAACAA GTTCAAAAGGTAGTTTATCCACACAACCCGCACGAGACGGATGAACTGGAGCTCCGAATCGGCGATTACATCTATTTGAATACCGAGGTAGTAGACAGTTCCAGTGACGGTTGGGCCGAAGGCATATCTTGGTTGACCGGAAGCACCGGTCATTTGCCCGTCAATTACACCGAACGCACCGCAGAATCGGACGCCTGGACCCTGCATCGTGTGGTCCAGCTCTCCAAGAGCGTAGCTTCATCATTAACTTCCGCCGAGGACTTGGACATTGTGGACGGACGCAGTATATCAACGGAGCCCGACGATCGTCAGA ACACAGCACATCCTGATATAATTGAAGGCTCTTCGTTTGAGGAATCCGAACAGAGCGTGGAGAAGTATTTGAGACAGACTTTGAAGCCCTGCCTGGAACTACCCTCAGTGCAATTGCTAAACAGCCACAACTTGACCCATCAGCATAACCCTAACACGCCTACGATCGAGATAACGACCAATATGTCTTCTTCCTCCACCTCCATGTCCAAGCAACCGGTGGACGAGATCTTGGTGGAACCACCGGCAGCCCAGCCTCCGCGTCCAGATGACACACTTAGTGTACACTCGGACCACTCCTTGCATCCCGGATCCCTTGACGCCTCGCATGCCAAGAACAGAAAGATCTACATTATGCGGCATGGCGAGCGAGTCGACTTTACTTTTGGAACATGGATTCCATATTGCTTCGATGAGTTTGGAAATTACATGAGGAAGGATTTAAACATGCCGAAGACGCTGCCTCGTCGGAAGAACAGTCCGGAGGGCTGGCAGAATGATTCTCCGCTGACAAATGTGGGTGTCTATCAGGCCAATCTTATTGGTCAAGCTTTGCTGGAGGCTCAAGTGCAGATCGACCATGTTTACTGTTCGCCCTCGTATCGCTGCATCCAGACTTGCACCAGTGCGCTTGAGGGGCTGAAGCTTACGGGCAAGCAAAAAATCAAACTGGAGCCGGGCCTGTTTGAGTGGATGGCCTGGTATCCGAGCGGTGTACCCGACTGGCTGACTAAGAACGAGCTGACCGAGGCCAAGTTCGACGTTGATTTGGATTATGAGCCGGTGCAGCCAGCGTCTGAGCTAACTGCTCGCCTAAAGGAGTCCACCGAGCAGTTTTATGAACGTAACCATGACGTTATCCTCCAGCTATTGGAGCAGACAA CTGGAAATATTTTGGTTGTTGCCCATGCCACCACACTGGACACTTGTTCCCGTCAACTGACCGGTGGAGTTCCACGCAGCACGAACGAATTGCGCCAAGTCATCCACAAGATCCCCTACTGCAGCCTGGCAACGGTGGAACAGGTGGACGGCGTCTGGAAGCTGGTTGAACCCGAATGTCTTCCGGTGACGCACTCAAAGAATCCGCGGTTCGAGTGGAACGCCTTGTCGGCCACCTAG
- the Epp gene encoding ecdysteroid phosphate phosphatase, isoform D — protein sequence MATLPPRKSQTPTRICISKQHLTPLQTLLQMGFPRHRAEKALASTGNRGVQIASDWLLAHVNDGTLDECAPREYIIYACPTGPFLQQLEEFWAKSRQMCGWNGAHNYVPHITLVSFFKAPDECSLQLSKALKQVVDMTGALLDRPLKLEPYMSQNFMGFFVAEEDANYLKRLALQYVKEVSNSTISLEPHVKSLHLTLAYQFPQAQFNALKALVETLDASCASNWELRLYSRDPRLATKQVQKVVYPHNPHETDELELRIGDYIYLNTEVVDSSSDGWAEGISWLTGSTGHLPVNYTERTAESDAWTLHRVVQLSKSVASSLTSAEDLDIVDGRSISTEPDDRQNTAHPDIIEGSSFEESEQSVEKYLRQTLKPCLELPSVQLLNSHNLTHQHNPNTPTIEITTNMSSSSTSMSKQPVDEILVEPPAAQPPRPDDTLSVHSDHSLHPGSLDASHAKNRKIYIMRHGERVDFTFGTWIPYCFDEFGNYMRKDLNMPKTLPRRKNSPEGWQNDSPLTNVGVYQANLIGQALLEAQVQIDHVYCSPSYRCIQTCTSALEGLKLTGKQKIKLEPGLFEWMAWYPSGVPDWLTKNELTEAKFDVDLDYEPVQPASELTARLKESTEQFYERNHDVILQLLEQTTGNILVVAHATTLDTCSRQLTGGVPRSTNELRQVIHKIPYCSLATVEQVDGVWKLVEPECLPVTHSKNPRFEWNALSAT from the exons ATGGCCACGCTTCCGCCGCGTAAGAGTCAGACCCCTACGAGGATCTGCATCTCTAAGCAGCATCTGACGCCGCTCCAAACATTGCTCCAAATGGGGTTTCCCAGGCATAGAGC GGAGAAAGCTTTGGCTTCAACTGGTAATCGTGGTGTCCAGATTGCCTCGGATTGGTTGCTGGCACATGTCAACGATGGCACCCTGGACGAGTGCGCCCCCAGggaatatattatatatgctTGTCCCACGGGTCCGTTTctgcagcagctggaggagtTCTGGGCCAAGTCGCGCCAAATGTGCGGTTGGAATGGAGCACACAACTACGTGCCTCACATAACCCTGGTTTCGTTTTTTAAA GCCCCCGATGAGTGCTCGCTGCAGCTGTCCAAGGCGCTCAAACAGGTGGTGGACATGACGGGCGCCTTGTTGGATCGCCCCCTTAAACTGGAGCCCTACATGAGTCAAAACTTCATGGGTTTTTTCGTGGCCGAGGAGGATGCCAACTATCTGAAACGACTGGCCCTGCAGTACGTGAAGGAGGTGTCCAACTCAA CCATCTCACTCGAGCCACACGTTAAGAGCCTGCACCTGACGCTTGCCTACCAGTTCCCGCAGGCACAGTTTAATGCACTGAAAGCACTCGTGGAGACCTTAGACGCCAGCTGCGCTTCCAATTGGGAACTTCGTCTATATTCCCGCGATCCTCGGCTCGCCACCAAACAA GTTCAAAAGGTAGTTTATCCACACAACCCGCACGAGACGGATGAACTGGAGCTCCGAATCGGCGATTACATCTATTTGAATACCGAGGTAGTAGACAGTTCCAGTGACGGTTGGGCCGAAGGCATATCTTGGTTGACCGGAAGCACCGGTCATTTGCCCGTCAATTACACCGAACGCACCGCAGAATCGGACGCCTGGACCCTGCATCGTGTGGTCCAGCTCTCCAAGAGCGTAGCTTCATCATTAACTTCCGCCGAGGACTTGGACATTGTGGACGGACGCAGTATATCAACGGAGCCCGACGATCGTCAGA ACACAGCACATCCTGATATAATTGAAGGCTCTTCGTTTGAGGAATCCGAACAGAGCGTGGAGAAGTATTTGAGACAGACTTTGAAGCCCTGCCTGGAACTACCCTCAGTGCAATTGCTAAACAGCCACAACTTGACCCATCAGCATAACCCTAACACGCCTACGATCGAGATAACGACCAATATGTCTTCTTCCTCCACCTCCATGTCCAAGCAACCGGTGGACGAGATCTTGGTGGAACCACCGGCAGCCCAGCCTCCGCGTCCAGATGACACACTTAGTGTACACTCGGACCACTCCTTGCATCCCGGATCCCTTGACGCCTCGCATGCCAAGAACAGAAAGATCTACATTATGCGGCATGGCGAGCGAGTCGACTTTACTTTTGGAACATGGATTCCATATTGCTTCGATGAGTTTGGAAATTACATGAGGAAGGATTTAAACATGCCGAAGACGCTGCCTCGTCGGAAGAACAGTCCGGAGGGCTGGCAGAATGATTCTCCGCTGACAAATGTGGGTGTCTATCAGGCCAATCTTATTGGTCAAGCTTTGCTGGAGGCTCAAGTGCAGATCGACCATGTTTACTGTTCGCCCTCGTATCGCTGCATCCAGACTTGCACCAGTGCGCTTGAGGGGCTGAAGCTTACGGGCAAGCAAAAAATCAAACTGGAGCCGGGCCTGTTTGAGTGGATGGCCTGGTATCCGAGCGGTGTACCCGACTGGCTGACTAAGAACGAGCTGACCGAGGCCAAGTTCGACGTTGATTTGGATTATGAGCCGGTGCAGCCAGCGTCTGAGCTAACTGCTCGCCTAAAGGAGTCCACCGAGCAGTTTTATGAACGTAACCATGACGTTATCCTCCAGCTATTGGAGCAGACAA CTGGAAATATTTTGGTTGTTGCCCATGCCACCACACTGGACACTTGTTCCCGTCAACTGACCGGTGGAGTTCCACGCAGCACGAACGAATTGCGCCAAGTCATCCACAAGATCCCCTACTGCAGCCTGGCAACGGTGGAACAGGTGGACGGCGTCTGGAAGCTGGTTGAACCCGAATGTCTTCCGGTGACGCACTCAAAGAATCCGCGGTTCGAGTGGAACGCCTTGTCGGCCACCTAG
- the Epp gene encoding ecdysteroid phosphate phosphatase, isoform B — MSSSSTSMSKQPVDEILVEPPAAQPPRPDDTLSVHSDHSLHPGSLDASHAKNRKIYIMRHGERVDFTFGTWIPYCFDEFGNYMRKDLNMPKTLPRRKNSPEGWQNDSPLTNVGVYQANLIGQALLEAQVQIDHVYCSPSYRCIQTCTSALEGLKLTGKQKIKLEPGLFEWMAWYPSGVPDWLTKNELTEAKFDVDLDYEPVQPASELTARLKESTEQFYERNHDVILQLLEQTTGNILVVAHATTLDTCSRQLTGGVPRSTNELRQVIHKIPYCSLATVEQVDGVWKLVEPECLPVTHSKNPRFEWNALSAT; from the exons ATGTCTTCTTCCTCCACCTCCATGTCCAAGCAACCGGTGGACGAGATCTTGGTGGAACCACCGGCAGCCCAGCCTCCGCGTCCAGATGACACACTTAGTGTACACTCGGACCACTCCTTGCATCCCGGATCCCTTGACGCCTCGCATGCCAAGAACAGAAAGATCTACATTATGCGGCATGGCGAGCGAGTCGACTTTACTTTTGGAACATGGATTCCATATTGCTTCGATGAGTTTGGAAATTACATGAGGAAGGATTTAAACATGCCGAAGACGCTGCCTCGTCGGAAGAACAGTCCGGAGGGCTGGCAGAATGATTCTCCGCTGACAAATGTGGGTGTCTATCAGGCCAATCTTATTGGTCAAGCTTTGCTGGAGGCTCAAGTGCAGATCGACCATGTTTACTGTTCGCCCTCGTATCGCTGCATCCAGACTTGCACCAGTGCGCTTGAGGGGCTGAAGCTTACGGGCAAGCAAAAAATCAAACTGGAGCCGGGCCTGTTTGAGTGGATGGCCTGGTATCCGAGCGGTGTACCCGACTGGCTGACTAAGAACGAGCTGACCGAGGCCAAGTTCGACGTTGATTTGGATTATGAGCCGGTGCAGCCAGCGTCTGAGCTAACTGCTCGCCTAAAGGAGTCCACCGAGCAGTTTTATGAACGTAACCATGACGTTATCCTCCAGCTATTGGAGCAGACAA CTGGAAATATTTTGGTTGTTGCCCATGCCACCACACTGGACACTTGTTCCCGTCAACTGACCGGTGGAGTTCCACGCAGCACGAACGAATTGCGCCAAGTCATCCACAAGATCCCCTACTGCAGCCTGGCAACGGTGGAACAGGTGGACGGCGTCTGGAAGCTGGTTGAACCCGAATGTCTTCCGGTGACGCACTCAAAGAATCCGCGGTTCGAGTGGAACGCCTTGTCGGCCACCTAG
- the Rab7 gene encoding Rab7, isoform A has product MSGRKKSLLKVIILGDSSVGKTSLMNQYVNKRFSNQYKATIGADFCTKEVVVNDRVVTMQIWDTAGQERFQSLGVAFYRGADCCVLVYDVTAPNSFKNLDSWRDEFLIQASPRDPDHFPFVVLGNKVDLDNRQVSTRRAQQWCQSKNDIPYYETSAKEGINVEMAFQVIAKNALELEAEAEVINDFPDQITLGSQNNRPGNPDNCQC; this is encoded by the exons ATGTCCGGACGTAAGAAATCCCTACTGAAAGTCATCATTCTGGGCGACAGCAGTGTGGGCAAGACCTCTCTGATGAATCAGTATGTAAACAAACGCTTCTCCAACCAATACAAAGCCACGATCGGAGCTGATTTCTGCACGAAAGAGGTGGTGGTCAACGACCGAGTGGTCACAATGCAG ATCTGGGACACTGCTGGTCAGGAACGCTTCCAGTCGCTTGGAGTGGCGTTTTACCGCGGAGCCGACTGCTGCGTGCTTGTCTACGATGTGACGGCGCCCAACTCGTTCAAGAATCTCGACTCCTGGCGCGACGAGTTCCTCATACAGGCCAGTCCACGGGATCCCGATCACTTCCCCTTCGTTGTGTTGGGCAATAAGGTGGATTTGGACAACCGCCAGGTGTCCACGCGTCGAGCGCAGCAATGGTGCCAATCTAAGAACGATATACCCTACTACGAAACGTCCGCCAAGGAGGGCATCAACGTGGAGATGGCGTTTCAAGTTATAGCCAAGAATGCGTTAGAGTTGGAGGCGGAG GCTGAAGTTATCAACGATTTCCCCGATCAGATTACCTTGGGCTCGCAAAACAATCGTCCTGGCAATCCTGACAACTGTCAGTGCTAA